A region of Brevinema andersonii DNA encodes the following proteins:
- a CDS encoding NAD-dependent epimerase/dehydratase family protein, with protein sequence MRIVISGATGFLGSFLRKKFAQNHQVISIVRNTDHCPQPCILADRLQSMLLFKPDIVIHTAASYGRQQESKKEIYNTNILFSQSLLEYAVESGVRLFINIGTYLSPEINYYAYTKHQFSALGMDIAKNTDTCFLDLHCNHFYGYGAGPANFLYYVASNCRQNNDIELTSGTQKRDFIYIEDFFCILDLIINNQACYQESLVVPVGSGESPVVRSVVEYIHYLLQAENKLLFGALPLRDHETDSCVNIEFLQKIGFQLRYSWKLGIYDWFAKEGWIMS encoded by the coding sequence ATGCGTATTGTAATTAGCGGAGCTACAGGGTTTCTTGGATCCTTTCTGCGAAAAAAATTCGCTCAAAATCATCAAGTAATTTCTATTGTTCGGAATACCGATCATTGCCCCCAACCCTGCATCCTAGCTGATAGACTCCAAAGTATGCTGTTGTTCAAGCCGGATATTGTTATTCATACCGCAGCAAGTTACGGTCGCCAACAAGAATCCAAGAAGGAAATATATAATACAAATATTCTCTTCTCTCAAAGCCTTCTTGAGTATGCTGTAGAATCAGGAGTTCGTCTGTTTATCAATATTGGCACCTATCTCTCGCCCGAGATTAATTATTATGCTTATACCAAACACCAATTTAGTGCTTTAGGCATGGACATAGCAAAAAATACTGATACGTGTTTTCTTGATCTGCATTGCAATCACTTTTACGGATATGGGGCTGGACCGGCTAATTTTCTTTACTATGTTGCTTCAAATTGCAGACAAAATAATGATATAGAGCTTACATCTGGCACCCAAAAGCGCGATTTTATTTATATAGAAGATTTTTTTTGTATATTAGATTTAATAATTAATAATCAAGCATGCTATCAAGAATCCCTTGTTGTTCCTGTTGGTTCTGGGGAATCACCTGTAGTGCGTAGTGTAGTTGAATATATTCACTATTTATTACAAGCTGAAAACAAGCTTCTTTTTGGAGCTCTTCCTCTCCGTGATCATGAAACGGATAGCTGTGTTAATATTGAATTTCTGCAGAAAATAGGGTTTCAGTTGCGATATTCTTGGAAGTTGGGAATTTACGATTGGTTTGCAAAAGAAGGTTGGATAATGTCGTAA
- a CDS encoding BCCT family transporter, producing MDSELKKSITSSKLFIATAPIVAVLAIIALIWPVQLTNAIVSATAFFYKTYDWFIIWIPLAALILCFIIAFSKYGNIRLGGANAVPEYSFYSWMAMLFTAGIGVGIVFYGPIEALWHYFQSPIGIAAGYNPGDAAENAMSLALWVWGLPAWALYALGGLIVAYFAYQKNGDFTPAASLEIGFHKKSWTKPLAALAAGVAVVSIALSVSSSIAMATTQVTAGFKIISGIDLQGNLIKIIILAIIFVIYTSAAVLPIQQGMKFLGDWTMYIAIALMIYVFLVGPTQYFMSVMVNTIGKIITETIPYGFELYLFRKRDWLIWYPLSYWVWWITWMPFVGAFLAKISKGRTIKEFLLAAILAPTGFMIVWFSIFSGFALVDTIEGTGVVAEIGNSGGYEGTIYYLLNLLPFSSITKVVVALLFLSFVITTVTSAAISLGIMTSHDGKSESKIKTIIWSIFMALVAFAVVVTGSIEGIKAVGSFAGFPFVFLIFLMSSALIRQMRKDHSRPNLED from the coding sequence ATGGACTCTGAGCTCAAAAAATCTATCACATCAAGCAAATTGTTTATCGCAACAGCACCAATCGTTGCTGTTTTAGCCATTATTGCTTTAATCTGGCCTGTACAGCTTACAAACGCCATTGTTAGTGCGACAGCTTTTTTCTACAAAACTTACGATTGGTTTATTATTTGGATACCGTTAGCGGCGCTGATTTTATGTTTTATCATTGCATTCTCGAAATACGGAAATATACGGCTGGGCGGAGCAAATGCTGTACCGGAATATAGTTTTTATTCATGGATGGCAATGCTTTTTACAGCCGGAATAGGTGTAGGAATCGTTTTTTACGGACCGATCGAAGCTCTTTGGCACTATTTTCAATCACCTATTGGTATTGCAGCTGGCTACAATCCAGGTGATGCCGCTGAAAATGCGATGTCGCTTGCTTTATGGGTATGGGGGCTGCCAGCATGGGCTCTATATGCCTTAGGAGGCTTGATTGTTGCATACTTTGCTTATCAAAAAAATGGTGATTTCACGCCTGCAGCATCGCTTGAGATTGGATTTCATAAAAAATCTTGGACTAAACCCTTAGCAGCTTTGGCCGCTGGAGTTGCAGTGGTTTCGATAGCACTTTCCGTATCTTCTTCGATAGCAATGGCCACCACTCAAGTTACTGCCGGTTTCAAAATTATTTCCGGTATCGATTTGCAGGGAAATCTGATAAAAATTATCATTCTAGCAATTATTTTCGTTATTTATACGAGCGCTGCTGTTCTGCCGATCCAACAAGGAATGAAATTCCTTGGCGATTGGACTATGTATATTGCAATTGCGTTGATGATATATGTTTTCCTTGTAGGTCCAACGCAGTATTTTATGAGCGTTATGGTAAATACTATTGGAAAAATCATCACAGAAACAATTCCTTACGGATTTGAATTATATCTATTCCGCAAGCGTGATTGGCTTATTTGGTATCCACTTTCTTATTGGGTTTGGTGGATTACTTGGATGCCTTTTGTCGGAGCGTTTCTTGCAAAAATTTCAAAAGGGCGCACGATAAAAGAATTTTTATTAGCCGCTATTTTAGCTCCTACAGGATTTATGATTGTATGGTTTTCGATTTTTTCAGGATTTGCTTTGGTCGACACCATAGAAGGAACAGGAGTTGTTGCAGAAATAGGCAATTCGGGAGGCTATGAAGGCACCATCTACTATCTTTTGAATCTTCTGCCGTTTTCCAGCATCACAAAAGTGGTTGTTGCTTTACTATTTTTAAGCTTTGTTATCACAACAGTAACAAGCGCAGCAATTTCACTGGGAATCATGACAAGTCACGATGGAAAATCAGAATCCAAAATAAAAACTATTATTTGGTCTATTTTTATGGCTTTAGTTGCTTTTGCTGTTGTAGTAACAGGCAGCATAGAAGGCATAAAAGCTGTAGGATCTTTTGCAGGCTTTCCGTTCGTTTTCCTTATTTTCCTGATGAGCTCAGCGCTTATTAGGCAGATGAGAAAAGATCATAGCAGACCCAATCTGGAGGATTAA
- a CDS encoding heavy metal translocating P-type ATPase, with amino-acid sequence MSEKSIVFVVEGMHCTACASRLEKQLSQEKGINSINVNFASGTAVVQFNDQMISRDTIVNQANRMGFHLFPDFEYQSLDASLQPLLFKVLLSWFFTVLSVLLMYAPHFFNLHFSKMMHSAIGFTIAGFTILIPGMGILKAAVSSLKTATLGMDVLISLGALTAWISSLLPLLGLDIADYSMTATMLITVNMTGRLLETFARGKASGAVAALANFGAKTAFKQISPTEVVEVPISQLKVGDLVQVKAGEKIPVDGMIMSGNTSTDESFLTGESLPVEKRPNDFVFGASLNLEGFIVVRVEKLADQSFLAQTIKLIQEAQGTKIPIQILADKITGIFVPIILMLSFLAFAIWFAFPEAIPGLLENLGIEYHSNGRLAAAISAAIAVLVIACPCALGLATPMALVNGSALGARKGILIRRGAAIQQLNDIQILALDKTGTLTEGRPKVMSVFSASAIEKEIISILSGLEKQSEHPLAYAISAYAKENNIMPALFETSRTSPGQGIFGTYQDMDWFAGSLKATIEQGIEIPAILVQSVDLAREKGETLVCLSDMTQKKCEAIVSFADKLKQSTATAISELKNMKLKIMMITGDHKSAAAAIAEELDIHSVIDEASPKLKLETIQSMQNQDYKVCFVGDGINDAAALEAADVGVAIGTGTDIAAEAGDIILVSGTLVSLVSCFRLAQATFTKIKQNLFWAFFYNVIAIPLAFLGLLHPVVAEVAMSFSSLTVIINSVLLSRQKI; translated from the coding sequence ATGTCGGAAAAATCTATCGTATTTGTTGTCGAAGGTATGCACTGTACTGCTTGTGCTAGCAGGCTGGAAAAACAACTTTCTCAAGAAAAAGGGATTAATTCTATTAATGTTAATTTTGCTTCTGGAACAGCAGTCGTACAGTTTAATGATCAAATGATTTCTCGGGATACTATTGTCAATCAGGCTAATAGGATGGGATTTCATCTTTTTCCTGATTTCGAATACCAATCATTGGATGCATCGCTTCAGCCGTTGTTATTCAAAGTATTGTTGTCATGGTTTTTTACAGTTCTGTCTGTTTTGCTTATGTATGCTCCTCATTTTTTTAATCTGCACTTTTCTAAAATGATGCATTCTGCTATTGGGTTTACTATTGCTGGGTTTACGATTTTGATTCCTGGTATGGGTATTTTAAAAGCAGCAGTTTCTTCGCTCAAGACAGCCACTTTGGGAATGGATGTGTTGATCAGTTTGGGAGCGCTTACGGCTTGGATTAGTTCGCTGCTGCCGCTATTGGGATTAGATATTGCTGACTATTCGATGACTGCTACGATGTTGATAACTGTTAATATGACGGGACGCTTGCTGGAGACGTTTGCGCGCGGTAAAGCTTCGGGCGCTGTTGCTGCTTTAGCTAATTTTGGTGCTAAAACCGCTTTCAAGCAGATTTCTCCAACGGAAGTTGTTGAAGTTCCAATTTCGCAGCTGAAAGTGGGAGATCTTGTCCAGGTTAAGGCAGGAGAAAAAATTCCTGTCGACGGTATGATTATGTCTGGAAATACAAGCACTGATGAAAGCTTTCTTACTGGGGAATCACTGCCGGTAGAAAAACGTCCTAATGATTTTGTTTTTGGAGCATCTTTAAATCTGGAAGGCTTTATTGTGGTTCGTGTAGAAAAATTAGCAGATCAATCTTTTTTAGCGCAGACTATTAAATTAATTCAAGAGGCTCAGGGAACAAAAATTCCTATTCAAATCCTTGCCGATAAAATTACTGGTATTTTTGTTCCTATTATTTTGATGCTTTCTTTTCTGGCATTTGCTATATGGTTTGCATTTCCAGAAGCGATTCCTGGACTTTTGGAAAATTTAGGTATAGAATATCATTCAAATGGACGTTTAGCAGCAGCAATTTCTGCAGCTATTGCGGTTTTGGTGATTGCATGCCCTTGTGCACTTGGGCTTGCGACTCCAATGGCATTAGTCAATGGTTCTGCTTTGGGAGCGCGGAAAGGTATTTTGATCAGACGAGGAGCGGCAATCCAGCAATTGAATGATATTCAAATCCTAGCTCTTGACAAAACCGGTACGCTCACAGAGGGTAGGCCGAAAGTAATGTCTGTTTTTTCAGCATCGGCAATAGAAAAAGAAATTATCAGTATCTTATCAGGGTTGGAAAAGCAGTCAGAACATCCGTTAGCATATGCTATTAGCGCCTACGCAAAGGAAAACAATATTATGCCTGCCCTATTCGAAACGTCCCGAACATCTCCTGGGCAAGGTATTTTCGGAACATATCAAGACATGGACTGGTTTGCGGGCTCGCTTAAAGCTACCATAGAACAAGGTATCGAAATTCCGGCTATACTTGTTCAGTCCGTAGATCTTGCTCGTGAAAAAGGTGAAACATTAGTTTGCTTGTCCGATATGACCCAAAAAAAATGCGAAGCAATTGTAAGTTTTGCCGATAAATTAAAACAGAGTACTGCTACTGCTATTTCTGAGCTTAAAAATATGAAACTGAAAATTATGATGATTACAGGAGATCATAAAAGTGCAGCTGCCGCTATTGCAGAAGAGTTAGATATTCATTCTGTTATTGATGAGGCCTCTCCTAAATTGAAACTTGAGACAATTCAATCAATGCAAAATCAGGATTATAAAGTATGTTTTGTAGGAGACGGCATTAATGATGCTGCTGCTTTGGAAGCTGCGGATGTTGGTGTTGCTATAGGTACAGGAACTGATATTGCTGCTGAAGCCGGAGATATTATTTTAGTTTCCGGGACTTTGGTATCATTAGTTTCTTGTTTTCGGTTAGCACAAGCTACTTTTACAAAGATCAAGCAGAATCTTTTTTGGGCATTTTTTTATAATGTGATTGCGATACCACTGGCATTTTTAGGATTGCTGCATCCTGTTGTGGCAGAAGTAGCAATGAGTTTCAGCTCCTTAACAGTGATTATAAATTCTGTTTTGCTTTCACGCCAGAAAATTTAA
- a CDS encoding cupredoxin domain-containing protein — protein MYTLNIEENLNEQKFLFIGNIRGILVVDANVAIGTNNFVLKVGGGLDVSLMKAKSGNNFVTPDNGQICSHANLLGGNFTADIGYQYFNVSGISVYGVDLLGSFGFFVRKHLCF, from the coding sequence TTGTATACCTTAAACATAGAGGAGAATCTTAATGAGCAAAAATTTTTATTTATTGGCAATATTAGGGGTATTTTAGTTGTTGATGCTAATGTAGCTATTGGTACTAATAATTTTGTCTTGAAAGTTGGTGGCGGTTTGGACGTGAGTTTGATGAAAGCCAAATCTGGCAATAATTTTGTGACCCCTGACAATGGTCAAATATGTTCACATGCTAATTTATTAGGTGGAAACTTTACTGCAGATATTGGTTATCAGTATTTTAATGTTTCAGGAATTTCTGTGTATGGGGTTGATTTACTGGGGAGTTTTGGGTTTTTTGTTAGAAAACATCTGTGCTTCTAA